The Gemmatimonas aurantiaca T-27 DNA segment TCATGGCGCGTTCCAAACACCTTTCCGATCAAGGACTTCAGCATACAGATCTTTACTCCTGGCAAGGGCACCGGACGGACGGGGCCCGCCGCGCCATTCAGGCGCGTTCGGAACGCTCCGTGTCCGCCGATCCCCGGGGATACTCGCGATACAACCCTGTGGATGCGATGTAGGTCGCCACGGCATCGGGGACGAACCCCCGAATGGAGCGTCCGTCCCGAACCCGCGACCGAATTTCGGTTGACGACATGTCCACCTGTCGAGTGGACAGCACCTCAGCGACCACACCGCTGTCGCTCTCCGCATCGATCAACAGCGGCCCTTCCTGCGGCGCTGCATCGCGTGTGAGCACCACCAACCGGACCATGGACAGCAGCCGATCGACGTCATGCCAACGCGGCAATGTGGGAACCACATCGCGACCAACGAGAAGATGGAGGTGCGCGTCCGGCCAGCGCCGGCGCACCGCCTCCACGGTGTCAACCATGAAAGATAACCCGCCCCGTTCAATTTCGACCGGGTCGACTTCTATCCCCTGCACTCCCTCAAAGCAGGCCCGTACCATAGCCAGCCGATGGTGGGCTGACGTTTGGTGTGCCCCCTTGAGCGGCTGTTGCGCCGCCGGGATGATGAGCAGGTGATCAAGCCGGAGCGCCTCGAGGGCGTCCTGTGCGACCAGCAAG contains these protein-coding regions:
- the nadD gene encoding nicotinate (nicotinamide) nucleotide adenylyltransferase, whose amino-acid sequence is MRLGLFGGSFDPPHVGHLLVAQDALEALRLDHLLIIPAAQQPLKGAHQTSAHHRLAMVRACFEGVQGIEVDPVEIERGGLSFMVDTVEAVRRRWPDAHLHLLVGRDVVPTLPRWHDVDRLLSMVRLVVLTRDAAPQEGPLLIDAESDSGVVAEVLSTRQVDMSSTEIRSRVRDGRSIRGFVPDAVATYIASTGLYREYPRGSADTERSERA